A window of Clostridiales bacterium genomic DNA:
GAAAGGAGGTAATAGTTTAAACTTTTGGGCATCAAAATTTGCAAGAAAAATTGTTATATATGGGAGGGTATTTTAATGAAAAAGATAACAAAGTTTATGTCATTGGCATTAGTATCTGCGCTTATTGTAACATCATTGGCAGGTTGTGGCAAGAACTCAGCAAATAATGGCGGTACGGGCACGAAGAATGTTACATTAACTTATTTGGACTGGGAAAGTACCGATATGAATAAATTGATGACTGAGGCAATAAAAACATTTGAAAGCCAGAACCCAGGAGTTACTGTAAAACAGATACCGACACCTATAGGAGACTATGGACAGAAGTTAAATGCTATGATTTCTTCAAAAACAGCACCTGATATTTTCCAGTGCGGACAGGATATGGCTCTTCAGATGTCTGCGAAAGGTACTACTTATGATTTTACAAAGGAAGTGAGTAGTGACTCGGCATTTACACAGGGTTTCTATCCAGGAGTATATAATCTGTGGAAGCAAAATGGCAAAGTAATAGGACTGCCAGGATTGCTTAACGTGTATGGAGTATTTTACAACAAAGATTTACTGGCAAAAGCCAATGTTCAGGAACCGAAAGACGGATGGACATGGAACGATTTGTTTGAGCTTGCCGACAAGCTAAAATCAGATGCAGGCGGCGTACACACATACGGTTTATATAACTTGGCAATGGACCCATTTAATATAGCAACGATGTCTGTAGGTAACGGCGGACAGCCATTTTGCGATAATCTTCAGAATCCTACAAAGGTTATGGCAGATGATAAGTTTAAAGAAGTAGTTACAACATTACAGAATTATATAAAGAAGGGCGCTATTACACCTCCTTCGTATAAGGAAGACAATATCAACTCGGCTTTTGCTCAGGGTAAAGTTCCAATGTTGTGGTATGGCCAGTGGGAAGCTGATGATCTGATTCGTAACGCCAAGAACCTTAAGTGGGGATTTGCACCTGCACCGGCAGGAACAGTACAGAAATCTGTTATGTTTGATAGTGTAGGCTGGGCAAGTCCAAAGAGCATAAAAAATCCTGAATTGG
This region includes:
- a CDS encoding sugar ABC transporter substrate-binding protein, which encodes MKKITKFMSLALVSALIVTSLAGCGKNSANNGGTGTKNVTLTYLDWESTDMNKLMTEAIKTFESQNPGVTVKQIPTPIGDYGQKLNAMISSKTAPDIFQCGQDMALQMSAKGTTYDFTKEVSSDSAFTQGFYPGVYNLWKQNGKVIGLPGLLNVYGVFYNKDLLAKANVQEPKDGWTWNDLFELADKLKSDAGGVHTYGLYNLAMDPFNIATMSVGNGGQPFCDNLQNPTKVMADDKFKEVVTTLQNYIKKGAITPPSYKEDNINSAFAQGKVPMLWYGQWEADDLIRNAKNLKWGFAPAPAGTVQKSVMFDSVGWASPKSIKNPELVWKLLKFMDSTMYEKILPQTPVAPPAYEPSAQPYYEKVKSVGHQELADSIDSMLKTSNKQPIRFLTTWAGDANKFTGTDWNDILESKKDISTIDTVVKNINNVINSNK